A part of Vigna radiata var. radiata cultivar VC1973A chromosome 11, Vradiata_ver6, whole genome shotgun sequence genomic DNA contains:
- the LOC106777867 gene encoding protein DA1-related 1 — protein sequence MGWFRKLLKGCDHISRGQYQGKYGEDRIWDTHRSSMDDLTDIEKEDIDRAIALSLSEEDHLKGKKVVEDDSQSEDDKLCNIDDEEDEYLAKIQQEDEYLAKIQQEEDERLAKIQQEHERLAKLQQDEDERVAKIQQEHEHLAKLQQDEDERLAKIQQDEAEHLAKAQLEEDEQLARAIQESLTIGSPPRSDNESSFLSYPHLFPPGYRICAGCKTEIGHGRFLSCMGGVWHPECFCCHACRLPITDYEFSMSSNRPYHKSCYREKHHPRCDVCKNFIPTNSSGLIEYRAHPFWLQKYCPSHELDGTPRCCSCERMEPRDAKYLLLDDGRKLCLECLDSSIMDTHECQPLYLEIQEFYEGLNMKLEQQIPMLLVERQALNEAMEGEKNGHHHLPETRGLCLSEEQTVTTISRRPRIGAGYRVTDMITEPFKLIRRCEVTAILVLYGLPRLLTGSILAHEMMHAWLRLKGYPNLSPEVEEGICQVLAHMWLDSELYSGSGNGGASSSSSSSSSSSSPSSSSASSKKGKRSDFEKKLGEFFKHQIESDTSSAYGDGFRSGNKAMLKYGLKSTLDHIHMTGSFPY from the exons ATGGGTTGGTTTAGAAAGTTGCTTAAAGGTTGTGATCATATTTCACGTGGACAATACCAAGGAAAATATGGAGAAGACAGAATTTGGGATACCCATCGTAGTTCAATG GATGATTTAACAGATATAGAGAAAGAAGACATTGACCGTGCAATTGCACTCTCTCTGTCAGAGGAGGATCATCTTAAAGGGAAAAAAGTTGTTG AGGATGACTCTCAGTCTGAAGATGATAAACTCTGTAATATTGACGATGAGGAAGATGAATATCTTGCTAAAATTCAGCAAGAAGATGAATATCTTGCTAAAATTCAACAAGAAGAGGATGAACGTCTTGCTAAAATTCAACAAGAACATGAACGTCTTGCTAAACTTCAACAAGACGAAGATGAACGTGTGGCTAAAATTCAACAAGAACATGAGCATCTTGCTAAACTACAACAAGATGAGGATGAACGTCTGGCTAAAATTCAACAAGATGAAGCTGAACATCTTGCTAAAGCTCAACTTGAGGAAGACGAGCAACTTGCTCGggcaattcaagaaagtttgaccATTGGTTCTCCTCCTCGATCAGACAATGAATCTTCATTTCTATCTTATCCTCACCTCTTTCCCCCTGGATACAG AATCTGTGCTGGGTGCAAGACTGAGATTGGGCATGGAAGATTTTTAAGTTGCATGGGAGGTGTTTGGCATCCAGAATGCTTCTGCTGCCACGCCTGTCGTCTGCCAATAACTGATTATGAG TTTTCCATGTCTAGCAATCGCCCTTACCATAAATCATGCTATAGGGAGAAGCATCACCCCAGATGTGATGTTTGCAAGAACTTT ATCCCAACTAATTCATCTGGCCTCATTGAGTATAGAGCTCATCCTTTCTGGCTGCAAAAATACTGCCCATCTCATGAGCTTGATGGCACACCTCGTTGCTGTAGCTGTGAAAGAATGGAG CCAAGGGATGCAAAATATCTTTTGCTTGATGATGGTCGAAAGCTATGTTTAGAGTGTCTAGACTCATCAATTATGGATACTCATGAATGCCAACCTCTCTACCTTGAAATACAAGAATTTTATGAAGGTCTAAATATGAAATTGGAGCAGCAAATTCCTATGCTCTTGGTTGAGAGACAAGCTCTGAATGAGGCCATGGAGGGAGAAAAGAAT GGTCATCACCACTTACCCGAAACCAGAGGACTCTGTTTGTCAGAAGAGCAAACTGTCACCACT ATTTCAAGGAGGCCGAGGATCGGAGCCGGCTACCGAGTCACGGACATGATAACTGAACCCTTCAAGCTGATCCGTCGCTGTGAAGTGACAGCCATTCTAGTTTTGTATGGCCTTCCTAG gttGTTAACAGGATCAATCCTAGCTCACGAGATGATGCATGCATGGCTTAGGCTTAAAG GCTATCCTAACCTCAGTCCAGAAGTTGAAGAGGGAATCTGCCAAGTGTTGGCTCATATGTGGTTAGATTCAGAGCTGTATTCGGGATCTGGGAATGGCGGTGCATCATCATCCtcgtcttcatcttcatcttcatcatcacctTCCTCCTCTTCTGCATCATCAAAGAAGGGTAAACGTTCCGACTTTGAGAAGAAACTTGGTGAGTTTTTTAAACACCAGATTGAATCAGATACCTCCTCAGCTTATGGAGATGGATTCAGATCGGGTAACAAAGCAATGCTCAAGTATGGGCTCAAAAGCACCCTTGATCATATCCATATGACAGGAAGTTTTCCATactga